Proteins from one Planctomyces sp. SH-PL62 genomic window:
- a CDS encoding Hsp70 family protein encodes MWRYVVGLDLGTTNTSLAFAETAEGDDPTAASTIEQLPVPQVVGLNDVSPRALLPSFLYLAAPREFPAGALDLPWKASADRVVGVFAREHGLKSPGRLVSSAKSWLSHSAVDRRAAILPWTAPAEVAKISPVEASAAYLEHLRDSWNAQGDRGRLEDQEVLLTVPASFDAVARELTVEAASRAGLANVTLIEEPQAAFYAWLAAAGDDWRKQVKVGDVILVCDVGGGTTDFSLIAVTEEDGDLALSRLAVGEHILLGGDNMDLALAYAVAATLPQGMEGLDAVQRVALGHACRGAKEVLFADPKKKAAPVSILGRGSRVIGGSIKAELDRETLNRTLVDGFLPSCEATDQPERGRRVGLAEIGLPYAADPAITRHLARFLGRQAGSLHAGGETITPSAVLFNGGVFKADVLRERVLEVLSRWAGKPIPELRSNDLDLAVARGAAYYGQVRRGRGVRIRGGVARSYYVGLETSAPAVPGVPPAVKALCVVPMGMEEGTQTDVPGDELGLVVGEPAIFRFLSSTTRRDDPVGAVVERWGPEEIQELAPMETALPVEGGTEGAMLPVRLHSHVNEVGTLELSCLSTRDDRRWKLEFNVREPGAD; translated from the coding sequence ATGTGGCGATACGTCGTGGGCCTCGATTTGGGGACGACCAACACGTCCCTGGCGTTCGCCGAGACGGCCGAGGGGGACGACCCGACGGCCGCCTCGACGATCGAGCAGCTTCCGGTCCCGCAGGTCGTCGGCCTCAACGACGTGAGCCCCCGGGCGTTGCTCCCCTCGTTCCTCTACCTGGCGGCCCCCAGGGAATTCCCGGCGGGGGCGCTCGACCTCCCGTGGAAAGCCTCGGCCGACCGGGTCGTCGGGGTCTTCGCGCGGGAGCACGGGTTGAAATCGCCCGGCCGGCTGGTCAGCTCGGCCAAGAGCTGGCTCTCGCATTCGGCCGTGGACCGCCGCGCGGCGATCCTCCCCTGGACCGCGCCGGCGGAGGTCGCGAAGATCTCCCCCGTCGAGGCCTCGGCCGCCTATCTGGAGCACCTGCGCGACTCCTGGAACGCGCAGGGCGACCGGGGACGGCTGGAAGACCAGGAGGTCTTGCTCACCGTGCCCGCCTCGTTCGACGCCGTGGCGCGCGAGCTGACCGTCGAGGCGGCCTCCCGCGCCGGGCTGGCGAACGTCACGCTCATCGAGGAGCCGCAGGCCGCCTTCTACGCCTGGCTCGCCGCGGCCGGCGACGACTGGCGGAAGCAGGTCAAGGTCGGCGACGTGATCCTCGTTTGCGACGTGGGGGGCGGGACCACCGACTTCAGCCTGATCGCCGTGACCGAGGAGGACGGCGACCTCGCGCTGTCGAGGCTGGCCGTCGGCGAGCACATCCTGCTCGGCGGCGACAACATGGACCTGGCCCTGGCCTACGCCGTCGCCGCGACGCTCCCCCAGGGCATGGAAGGGCTCGACGCCGTCCAGCGAGTGGCCCTGGGGCACGCCTGTCGAGGGGCCAAGGAAGTCCTCTTCGCCGACCCCAAGAAGAAGGCGGCCCCCGTCTCCATCCTGGGTCGGGGCTCCCGGGTCATCGGCGGCTCGATCAAGGCTGAACTCGACCGCGAGACGCTGAACCGCACCCTCGTCGACGGCTTCCTGCCGTCCTGCGAGGCCACCGACCAACCCGAGCGCGGGCGTCGCGTCGGCCTGGCCGAGATCGGCCTGCCCTACGCGGCCGATCCCGCGATCACCCGCCACCTGGCGCGGTTCCTGGGGCGGCAAGCGGGCTCGCTGCACGCGGGGGGCGAGACGATCACCCCCTCGGCGGTCCTCTTCAACGGCGGCGTCTTCAAGGCCGACGTGTTGCGGGAGCGGGTGCTGGAGGTCCTCTCGCGGTGGGCCGGCAAGCCCATCCCCGAGTTGCGGTCGAACGACCTGGACCTGGCCGTCGCGCGGGGCGCCGCCTACTACGGGCAGGTCCGCAGGGGTCGCGGGGTCCGCATCCGGGGGGGCGTGGCGCGATCGTACTACGTCGGGCTGGAGACCTCCGCCCCGGCGGTTCCGGGCGTGCCGCCGGCCGTCAAGGCCCTCTGCGTGGTGCCGATGGGGATGGAGGAGGGGACCCAGACCGACGTGCCGGGGGACGAGCTCGGCCTGGTCGTCGGCGAGCCCGCCATCTTCCGCTTCCTCAGCTCGACGACCCGCCGCGACGACCCCGTCGGCGCCGTCGTCGAGCGCTGGGGCCCGGAGGAGATCCAGGAGCTGGCGCCGATGGAGACCGCCCTGCCGGTCGAGGGGGGCACCGAGGGGGCGATGCTCCCGGTCCGGCTCCACTCCCACGTCAACGAGGTCGGCACGCTGGAGCTCTCCTGCCTGAGCACCCGCGACGACCGCCGCTGGAAGCTGGAGTTCAACGTCCGCGAGCCCGGCGCGGACTGA
- the pyrR gene encoding bifunctional pyr operon transcriptional regulator/uracil phosphoribosyltransferase PyrR has product MNDDVRVCDAGQTGGLIQAMAGRIWEGSTPETPVRLIGVRSRGVPLAERLAAEAVAMGRGEALVGAVDITLYRDDLDQVPRWPVLRGTEIPFDVDGADVVLVDDVLFTGRTIRAAINAVCDLGRPRRIRLAVLVDRGWRELPIEPDVVGLKLATDRLDRVRVRLQPLDPADEIVRTPPPQTLSPS; this is encoded by the coding sequence ATGAACGATGATGTTCGGGTTTGCGACGCCGGGCAGACCGGCGGATTGATCCAGGCGATGGCCGGACGAATCTGGGAAGGCTCGACGCCCGAGACCCCGGTGCGACTCATCGGCGTGCGGTCTCGGGGCGTCCCCCTGGCCGAGCGGCTGGCCGCCGAGGCCGTCGCGATGGGCCGTGGCGAGGCGCTCGTCGGGGCCGTCGACATCACCCTCTACCGGGACGACCTCGACCAGGTTCCGCGGTGGCCGGTGCTGCGCGGCACGGAGATCCCGTTCGACGTGGACGGCGCGGACGTCGTACTGGTCGACGACGTGCTTTTCACGGGACGGACGATCCGGGCCGCGATCAACGCCGTGTGCGACCTGGGCCGACCGAGGCGGATCCGCCTGGCCGTGCTGGTCGATCGCGGCTGGCGCGAACTGCCGATCGAGCCCGACGTGGTCGGGCTGAAGCTCGCGACCGATCGCCTCGATCGCGTCCGGGTGCGGCTCCAGCCGCTCGACCCGGCCGACGAGATCGTCAGGACTCCCCCGCCACAAACCCTCTCCCCCTCCTGA
- the ispH gene encoding 4-hydroxy-3-methylbut-2-enyl diphosphate reductase: MKILLANPRGFCAGVNMAIECLERALEFFGPPVYVYHEIVHNKYVVDRFSRQGTVFVETLDEVPEGSPLLYSAHGVSPEIRGQARARRLLAIDATCPLVTKVHLEAIKYAKSGYTIVLIGHEGHDEVIGTMGEAPDQMVLVETAEDVERLELPNPEKVAYLTQTTLSVDDANIVIAALRKKFPKINNPPKDDICYATQNRQEAVRELAARADLVLVLGSQNSSNSRRLAEIALSMGIPSHLIDGVSEILPEWLAGVETVLITAGASAPENVVQECVEFLQREYGATFDEAVVREEDVHFPLPKSLRELLAKGEPPAAALRP; the protein is encoded by the coding sequence ATGAAAATCCTCCTGGCCAACCCCCGAGGCTTCTGCGCGGGGGTGAACATGGCGATCGAATGCCTGGAACGCGCGCTCGAGTTCTTCGGGCCGCCGGTGTACGTCTATCACGAGATCGTGCACAACAAGTACGTCGTCGATCGCTTCTCCCGCCAGGGGACCGTCTTCGTCGAGACGCTCGACGAGGTGCCCGAAGGGTCGCCGCTCCTCTACAGCGCCCACGGGGTCTCGCCCGAGATCCGCGGCCAGGCCAGGGCCCGACGGCTGCTCGCCATCGACGCCACCTGCCCCCTGGTGACCAAGGTCCACCTGGAAGCGATCAAGTACGCCAAATCCGGCTACACCATCGTCCTGATCGGCCACGAAGGCCACGACGAGGTCATCGGCACGATGGGCGAGGCGCCCGACCAGATGGTGCTGGTCGAGACCGCCGAGGACGTCGAGCGGCTGGAGCTGCCCAACCCGGAGAAGGTCGCCTACCTGACCCAGACCACCTTGAGCGTGGACGACGCCAACATCGTGATCGCCGCGCTTCGGAAGAAGTTCCCGAAAATCAACAACCCGCCCAAGGACGACATCTGCTACGCCACCCAGAACCGCCAGGAAGCCGTCCGCGAGCTGGCGGCCCGCGCCGACCTGGTGCTGGTCCTGGGGAGTCAGAACAGTTCCAACAGCCGCCGGCTCGCCGAGATCGCGCTGTCGATGGGGATCCCGTCGCACCTGATCGACGGCGTTTCCGAGATCCTCCCCGAGTGGCTGGCAGGGGTGGAGACGGTCCTGATCACGGCCGGCGCCAGCGCGCCCGAGAACGTCGTCCAGGAATGCGTCGAGTTTCTCCAGCGGGAGTACGGAGCGACGTTCGACGAGGCCGTCGTCCGCGAGGAAGACGTCCACTTTCCGCTTCCCAAGTCGCTCCGCGAGCTGCTCGCCAAGGGCGAACCGCCGGCCGCCGCGCTCCGGCCCTGA
- a CDS encoding dihydroorotase: MPTIQITGGRIIDPSQELDQIADLWIVDGRIADGPAAAADVVVDARGLIVAPGLIDVHVHLREPGQEDDETIATGAASALAGGVTSVACMPNTLPPIDTQATAEFVVLQGRRARQANVYPVGCVSKGRKGEELAGLGQLVAGGAVAFTDDGSPVSNAGLMRRALEYSKMFDLVIMQHCQVMELTVGGVMNEGFESMRLGLGGMPAAAEDIMVARDIRLAEITGGRLHIQHISTARAVELVREGKRRGIRVTAEACPHHFSLTDDRLRTFDSNFKMNPPLRTAEDVAAVIEGLKDGAIEILCTDHAPHAREKKMRELDQAPFGIVGLETLLPITVTHLIEPGHLSWIEALRKLTINAARLINIPKGTLKPGADADVTIIDPTTTWTVDPAQFRSKSRNTPYAGWEVRGRAHTVLVDGEIRHTLGGIVREVRSGGSPA, translated from the coding sequence TTGCCGACCATCCAGATCACCGGCGGAAGGATCATCGACCCGTCCCAGGAGCTTGACCAGATCGCCGACCTGTGGATCGTCGACGGCCGGATCGCGGACGGTCCCGCCGCCGCGGCCGACGTCGTCGTCGACGCCCGCGGCCTGATCGTGGCTCCCGGCCTGATCGACGTCCACGTCCACCTCCGCGAGCCCGGCCAGGAGGACGACGAGACGATCGCGACGGGGGCGGCCTCGGCGCTGGCCGGCGGCGTCACCTCGGTCGCGTGCATGCCCAATACGTTGCCGCCGATCGACACCCAGGCCACCGCCGAGTTCGTGGTCCTCCAGGGGAGACGCGCCCGCCAGGCGAACGTCTACCCCGTCGGCTGCGTGAGCAAGGGCCGCAAAGGGGAGGAGCTGGCGGGGCTCGGCCAGCTCGTCGCCGGCGGCGCGGTCGCCTTCACCGACGACGGCTCACCGGTCTCCAACGCCGGCCTCATGCGGCGGGCGCTCGAATACTCGAAGATGTTCGACCTGGTCATCATGCAGCACTGCCAGGTCATGGAGCTGACCGTCGGCGGCGTCATGAACGAGGGCTTCGAGTCCATGAGGCTCGGCCTGGGGGGCATGCCCGCCGCCGCCGAGGACATCATGGTCGCCCGCGACATCCGCCTGGCCGAGATCACCGGCGGCCGGCTCCACATCCAGCACATCTCCACCGCGAGGGCCGTCGAGCTGGTCCGCGAAGGCAAGCGCCGGGGGATCCGGGTCACCGCCGAGGCCTGTCCCCACCACTTCAGCCTGACCGACGACCGGCTGCGGACGTTCGACTCGAACTTCAAGATGAACCCGCCGCTCCGCACCGCCGAGGACGTGGCCGCCGTCATCGAGGGCCTCAAGGACGGCGCGATCGAGATCCTCTGCACCGACCACGCCCCCCACGCCCGCGAGAAGAAGATGCGCGAGCTGGACCAGGCCCCGTTCGGGATCGTCGGCCTGGAGACCCTCCTGCCGATCACCGTGACCCACCTGATCGAACCCGGCCACCTCTCCTGGATCGAGGCGCTCCGCAAGCTCACGATCAACGCGGCCAGGCTCATCAACATCCCCAAGGGGACGCTCAAGCCCGGCGCCGACGCCGACGTGACGATCATCGACCCCACCACGACCTGGACCGTCGACCCGGCCCAGTTCCGCAGCAAGAGCCGGAACACCCCCTACGCCGGCTGGGAAGTCCGCGGCCGCGCCCACACCGTGCTCGTCGACGGCGAGATCCGCCACACCCTCGGCGGGATCGTCCGCGAGGTCAGGTCGGGCGGGTCGCCCGCCTGA
- a CDS encoding STAS domain-containing protein, with the protein MSTFSTRDASGVLVVSFNDPSGLNDFRNTPLRDALFDLVQNRPQPRVALDMSRVDYLSSSGVAVLVGLKRRIETHEGRIALFGLQSAVQGLLHIMKLDRYFLIVDAEAEAVEQLPPSPSN; encoded by the coding sequence ATGAGCACATTCAGCACGCGTGATGCATCGGGCGTCTTGGTCGTCTCGTTCAACGATCCGTCCGGACTCAACGACTTCCGCAACACCCCGCTGCGCGACGCGCTGTTCGACCTGGTCCAGAACCGGCCCCAGCCGCGCGTGGCCCTCGACATGAGCCGGGTGGACTACCTGTCCAGCTCCGGCGTGGCGGTCCTCGTGGGCCTCAAGCGGCGGATCGAGACGCACGAGGGTCGGATCGCCCTCTTCGGGCTCCAGTCGGCCGTCCAGGGCCTGCTCCATATCATGAAGCTCGACCGCTATTTCCTGATCGTCGACGCGGAGGCGGAGGCCGTCGAACAGCTTCCTCCCTCCCCCTCGAACTAA
- a CDS encoding aspartate carbamoyltransferase catalytic subunit, whose product MSTAPSAADSRPPAAGGPDSEPAPPVWTRKHLLGLEDLSREEILAVLDTAESFSEISNRSRKKVPALQGRIVFNLFFENSTRTRTSFSLAAKRLSADVQDFSAQVSSLSKGETFIDTAKNIEAMGCDLMVVRHPTPGAPHLLSQHVSSSIINAGDGAHEHPTQGLLDLMTIRRAKGNVEGLTVALLGDIAHSRVARSNIWGLLKLGAKVILCGPPTLVPKAMERLGCEVAYRLEDVLPRCDVINVLRIQFERQQGGLFPSVGEYSQFYMMTQERVRKAKPDLLILAPGPINRGVELTPEVADGKHSAILNQVSNGLAVRMAVLYLLSGKMDAAPPVD is encoded by the coding sequence GTGTCGACCGCCCCCTCCGCCGCCGACTCGCGACCTCCGGCCGCCGGCGGCCCGGATTCCGAACCCGCCCCCCCCGTGTGGACCCGCAAGCACCTGCTCGGCCTGGAGGACCTCTCCCGCGAGGAGATCCTGGCCGTCCTGGACACCGCCGAGTCGTTCTCGGAGATCTCCAACCGCAGCCGCAAGAAGGTCCCCGCGCTGCAGGGCCGGATCGTCTTCAACCTGTTCTTCGAGAACTCCACCCGCACCCGCACCAGCTTCAGCCTGGCCGCGAAGCGGCTGTCGGCCGACGTCCAGGACTTCTCGGCCCAGGTGTCGAGCCTGTCCAAGGGCGAGACCTTCATCGACACCGCCAAGAACATCGAGGCGATGGGCTGCGACCTGATGGTGGTCCGCCACCCCACGCCGGGGGCGCCCCACCTGCTCTCCCAGCACGTCTCGTCGTCGATCATCAACGCCGGCGACGGCGCGCACGAGCACCCGACGCAAGGCCTGCTCGACCTGATGACGATCCGGCGGGCCAAGGGGAACGTCGAGGGCCTGACCGTCGCGCTGCTGGGGGACATCGCCCACTCGCGGGTGGCCCGCTCCAACATCTGGGGATTGCTCAAGCTCGGGGCGAAGGTCATCCTCTGCGGCCCCCCCACGCTCGTCCCGAAGGCGATGGAGCGGCTCGGCTGCGAGGTCGCCTACCGGCTTGAGGACGTCCTCCCCCGCTGCGACGTGATCAACGTCCTGCGCATCCAGTTCGAGCGCCAGCAGGGGGGCCTCTTCCCGTCGGTCGGGGAATATTCGCAGTTCTACATGATGACCCAGGAACGGGTCCGCAAGGCCAAGCCGGATCTCCTGATCCTGGCGCCGGGCCCGATCAACCGGGGCGTCGAGCTGACCCCCGAGGTCGCCGACGGCAAGCATTCGGCGATCCTGAATCAGGTCAGCAACGGCCTGGCCGTCCGCATGGCGGTCCTTTACCTCCTCAGCGGCAAGATGGACGCCGCCCCCCCGGTCGACTGA
- a CDS encoding 3-oxoacyl-ACP synthase III family protein translates to MSNGQAHIAPRTRSLTGVQILGTGSYVPEKVVSNLDLQDTLGFDPEWIVNRTGIHERRFALPHQATSDLCAEAAARCLRNADCDPADVDLLVLATFTPDMAFPSTANLVQDRLKLNCAGFDIQAACAGFVFALVIGSQFVAAGTGKRVLVVGGDCNSRVINPGDQKSYPLFGDGAGAVLLGPGTKEQGLLAYQIGSDGSGSDLLTRPAGGSRMPPTAETVEQGLHYLTMDGRAIFKWAVRILADSTLTVLGHAGQAVGDVKWFVPHQANVRIIHAASDVLGFHRDAVFKNLERYGNTSAGSVPIALDELNRAGRIDPGDLVLTSGFGSGLNWGTVLFRW, encoded by the coding sequence ATGAGCAACGGGCAGGCGCACATCGCGCCCCGGACGCGCTCGCTGACCGGCGTCCAGATCCTCGGGACCGGCAGCTACGTCCCCGAGAAGGTGGTCAGCAACCTGGACCTCCAGGACACCCTCGGCTTCGATCCCGAGTGGATCGTCAACCGGACGGGGATCCACGAGCGTCGGTTCGCGCTGCCGCATCAGGCCACGAGCGACCTCTGCGCCGAGGCCGCCGCCCGCTGCCTCCGCAACGCCGACTGCGACCCCGCCGACGTCGATCTCCTGGTCCTGGCCACCTTCACGCCCGACATGGCGTTCCCCTCGACGGCCAATCTGGTCCAGGACCGGCTCAAGCTCAACTGCGCGGGGTTCGACATCCAGGCCGCCTGCGCCGGATTCGTCTTCGCCCTGGTCATCGGCTCGCAGTTCGTCGCGGCGGGGACCGGCAAGCGCGTGCTGGTGGTCGGCGGCGACTGCAACAGCCGGGTCATCAACCCCGGCGACCAGAAGAGCTACCCCCTGTTCGGCGACGGCGCCGGCGCGGTGCTGCTGGGGCCGGGGACGAAGGAGCAGGGGCTCCTGGCGTATCAGATCGGCTCCGACGGCTCGGGTTCGGACCTCCTGACCCGCCCGGCGGGAGGAAGCCGGATGCCGCCGACCGCCGAGACGGTGGAGCAGGGGCTCCATTACCTGACGATGGACGGCCGGGCCATCTTCAAGTGGGCCGTCCGCATCCTCGCCGACTCCACCCTGACGGTCCTGGGCCACGCCGGACAGGCCGTCGGCGACGTGAAGTGGTTCGTCCCCCACCAGGCCAACGTCCGGATCATCCACGCCGCCAGCGATGTCCTGGGCTTCCACCGCGACGCCGTCTTCAAGAATCTCGAGCGCTACGGCAACACCTCCGCCGGCTCGGTCCCGATCGCGCTCGACGAGCTCAACCGGGCCGGTCGGATCGACCCCGGCGACCTGGTCCTCACGTCGGGCTTCGGCTCGGGCCTGAACTGGGGCACGGTCCTCTTCCGCTGGTGA
- a CDS encoding DUF2760 domain-containing protein — protein sequence MNRFWLALRTFWRTLTDADFAARVEPLYSDRPSGPDLRILAVLQRDGRLVDFLEEDIDGYADAQIGAAVRDIHRGCRKTLHDYLTIEPILAGPEESPVRIPADFDPAAVRLIGNVDGEPPFQGVLKHHGWRVRSVHLPVLPAARDDSSVLSPAEVEIP from the coding sequence TTGAACCGCTTCTGGCTGGCGCTACGGACCTTCTGGCGAACCTTGACCGACGCCGACTTCGCGGCCCGGGTCGAGCCACTCTACTCGGATCGGCCCTCGGGCCCGGACCTCCGGATCCTGGCGGTCCTGCAGCGCGACGGCCGGCTCGTCGATTTCCTGGAGGAAGACATCGACGGCTACGCCGACGCCCAGATCGGCGCGGCCGTGCGCGACATCCATCGCGGGTGCCGCAAGACGCTCCACGACTACCTGACGATCGAGCCGATCCTGGCCGGTCCGGAGGAGTCCCCGGTGCGGATCCCCGCCGACTTCGACCCGGCGGCCGTCCGCCTGATCGGCAACGTCGACGGCGAGCCGCCGTTCCAGGGCGTGCTCAAGCACCACGGCTGGCGGGTCCGCTCGGTCCACCTGCCGGTGCTCCCCGCGGCCAGGGACGACTCCTCGGTCCTCTCGCCGGCCGAAGTCGAAATCCCCTGA